A single genomic interval of Aedes aegypti strain LVP_AGWG chromosome 1, AaegL5.0 Primary Assembly, whole genome shotgun sequence harbors:
- the LOC5576351 gene encoding NAD(P)H-hydrate epimerase isoform X1: MTPNFRGRYGTMNSQMTLLVCLTAFLVLLLHRRRRNRNSYYESSSSCSDESEFNASDESEFSTSSEEDEDEEEPSEPLVKKMKLADSSVAEVDAQRKSASGSGTSKTEEEPNTHKTLARTIATSIPKMKYLNQHEAISVDEELFNEYKFSVDQLMELAGLSCAHVINDCYGSPQSTVKRKVLVCCGPGNNGGDGLVAARHLKLMNFDAHVYYPKRTEKDLFINLQHQCESMGITVSKDCPTLEWVEGEFGLIVDALFGFSFKPPVRESFAPIMDVLNKSKVPIVSVDIPSGWHVEEGPQDECNIQPDCLISLTAPKLCAKKLTNAKHYLGGRFVPPKLQDKYAIELPTYEGNNLFVKLS, from the exons ATGACACCGAATTTTCGCGGACGGTACGGAACCATGAATTCGCAGATGACACTGTTGGTGTGTTTGACTGCTTTTTTGGTGTTGCTGTTGCACAGGAGAAGAAGGAATAGAAATTCTTATTATGAAAGTTCCAGCAGCTGTAGTGATGAGAGTGAGTTCAATGCAAGCGATGAGAGCGAATTCAGCACATCAAGTGAGGAAGatgaagacgaagaggagcCATCCGAACCTTTGGTCAAGAAGATGAAACTGGCAGATTCGAGTGTGGCGGAAGTGGATGCCCAACGGAAGTCGGCTTCTGGTTCAGGAACTAGTAAAACTGAAGAAGAG CCCAATACGCACAAGACATTAGCGCGGACCATCGCTACGAGCATTCCGAAAATGAAATACCTCAACCAACATGAGGCCATCAGCGTCGATGAGGAACTGTTCAACGAGTACAAATTCAGTGTTGATCAGCTGATGGAATTGGCCGGCCTTAGCTGCGCCCATGTCATCAACGATTGCTACGGATCCCCCCAGAGCACCGTCAAACGTAAGGTTCTGGTTTGTTGCGGCCCTGGCAATAACGGCGGAGATGGTCTTGTGGCGGCGAGACACCTGAAGTTGATGAACTTCGATGCCCACGTTTACTACCCGAAACGAACGGAGAAAGATTTGTTCATCAACCTGCAGCATCAGTGCGAATCGATGGGAATAACGGTGAGCAAGGACTGCCCAACGCTGGAATGGGTCGAAGGAGAATTTGGACTGATTGTAGACGCGCTGTTTGGGTTCAGCTTCAAACCGCCGGTTCGGGAATCGTTTGCACCGATTATGGATGTTCTGAACAAGTCCAAAGTACCCATCGTTAG TGTCGACATACCCAGCGGATGGCACGTCGAGGAAGGTCCTCAGGATGAATGCAACATCCAACCGGATTGCTTGATCTCACTGACGGCGCCTAAACTGTGCGCCAAGAAATTGACGAATGCGAAACACTATCTCGGCGGACGATTCGTTCCACCAAAACTGCAGGACAAATACGCCATAGAACTGCCTACGTACGAAGGGAATAATCTGTTTGTTAAACTGTCCTAA
- the LOC5576352 gene encoding kinesin-like protein KIF17, with amino-acid sequence MAENVKVVVRCRPMNKREQSSGCKNITQIENSTVNLDNPNDASAPQKSFKFDSAYGYAATTENIYSEICYPLIESVLEGYNATIFAYGQTGCGKSHTMQGTTYNVSAADPNNANNIGIIPRSFEHVFEAIAVASDVRYLVLVSYLEIYNETIRDLLAVNSGGSANLAIKEVPGEGVTVQGLSMHTVHGMKECIELLETGAKNRIVGATLMNIESSRSHSIFTISLEQMSTGSEQDAVIKRGKLNLVDLAGSERQSKTGATGDRLKEATKINLSLSALGNVISALVDGKTKHVPYRDSKLTRLLQDSLGGNTKTLMIACISPADFNYDETLSTLRYASRAKNIANKPKINEDPKDTMLREYQEEIQRLKQMLAMEGKLPVDNGFSSSDVLDTAVISGAVQSTFEDEKRRLKNQYEMEVTSFRKEYEQQKIAKQELVKDIEKIKSYYEGQMQELVAKRNAEKEQEAAVSAELVVKTPVDKQEIYNRIKQIKDALIGGERVNDIQLKEKRYRNKLASEKRLNALAHVISRVEQSEDRDLLQGHYTDIQQELKVRYEQIRQQRRRIKSLERDISDIQGEFQTDRADYLATIRLLEKKILFYEAVFQKALPVLRKDGRYWNLEGLEHDSEWNDELKKWKLPEDTLLRVRFPPADSVQPQPLTKSPAKTGRDSQTSLTAPGRLERSSTMILTKLPNCEGNNSSAGEPRRKEFLSKSTNCSPFPKIEDVAVTYFRPRRAAELVYRSGWGGLQK; translated from the exons ATGGCGGAAAACGTGAAGGTTGTGGTCCGCTGTAGACCGATGAACAAGCGTGAACAATCATCTGGATGCAAA AACATTACCCAAATTGAGAACTCAACGGTAAACTTAGACAATCCAAATGATGCTAGCGCCCCGCAAAAATCGTTCAAGTTTGATAGCGCCTATGGTTATGCAGCGACGACCGAGAATATTTATAGCGAAATCTGTTACCCGTTGATTGAG AGCGTCCTCGAGGGATACAATGCCACAATATTTGCGTACGGTCAAACTGGTTGCGGGAAGTCACACACCATGCAAGGTACGACCTACAACGTATCGGCGGCAGATCCAAACAACGCCAACAACATCGGCATCATCCCTCGGTCGTTTGAGCACGTGTTCGAGGCAATCGCTGTGGCGAGTGATGTTCGATACCTGGTCCTGGTCAGTTACCTGGAAATCTACAACGAAACCATTCGGGATCTGCTGGCGGTGAATTCCGGGGGTAGTGCAAACCTCGCTATCAAGGAAGTTCCAGGCGAAGGCGTCACAGTGCAGGGCCTATCGATGCATACCGTGCACGGTATGAAGGAGTGTATTGAACTGTTGGAGACGGGAGCAAAGAATCGGATAGTTGGCGCGACACTGATGAACATCGAGAGTTCCCGTTCGCATTCGATTTTCACGATAAGCTTGGAACAGATGTCGACCGGTTCCGAGCAGGACGCTGTGATAAAGCGGGGAAAGTTGAATCTGGTGGATCTGGCAGGGTCTGAGCGACAGAGCAAAACCGGTGCAACTGGCGATAGGTTAAAAGAGGCGACCAAGATTAACCTCTCCCTCTCGGCCCTAGGGAACGTTATCTCAGCGTTGGTCGACGGCAAAACAAAACACGTACCTTACAGGGATTCCAAATTGACACGGCTACTGCAGGACTCACTGGGTGGAAACACAAAGACGTTGATGATTGCTTGTATTTCACCGGCAGATTTCAACTATGATGAGACGCTTTCGACACTACGCTACGCAAGTCGAGCGAAGAACATAGCCAACAAACCAAAGATCAATGAAGATCCTAAGGATACGATGCTTCGGGAATATCAAGAGGAGATTCAACGATTGAAGCAAATGCTGGCAATGGAAGGAAAGCTACCGGTAGATAATGGATTTTCCTCGAGTGATGTGCTCGATACAGCTGTTATCTCCGGTGCAGTCCAATCGACGTTTGAGGATGAGAAACGTAGGTTGAAAAATCAGTACGAAATGGAAGTGACGAGTTTTAGAAAGGAGTATGAACAGCAGAAAATCGCCAAACAGGAGCTTGTAAAGGATATCGAAAAAATCAAGTCATACTACGAAGGACAGATGCAGGAGTTGGTTGCGAAGAGGAATGCGGAGAAGGAGCAAGAGGCTGCTGTGAGTGCAGAGTTAGTGGTTAAGACGCCAGTAGATAAACAAGAAATTTACAATCGAATCAAGCAAATCAAGGATGCGTTGATTGGTGGCGAACGAGTAAACGACATCCAGCTGAAGGAGAAGCGCTATCGGAATAAATTAGCATCCGAGAAACGCTTAAACGCGCTGGCGCATGTGATAAGTAGAGTGGAGCAGAGCGAGGATCGGGATCTACTACAGGGTCACTATACGGATATACAGCAGGAGTTAAAGGTGCGTTACGAGCAGATTAGGCAACAAAGACGAAGGATCAAATCGCTGGAACGGGACATCTCTGACATTCAGGGAGAGTTCCAGACGGATCGGGCTGATTATTTGGCCACGATCCGGCTGTTGGAGAAAAAGATACTGTTTTACGAAGCGGTGTTTCAAAAGGCATTGCCTGTTCTGCGCAAGGATGGGCGCTACTGGAATCTGGAGGGCTTAGAACACGATTCGGAGTGGAATGATGAGCTGAAGAAGTGGAAACTACCGGAAGACACACTGCTCAGGGTGCGGTTTCCTCCTG CCGATTCTGTCCAGCCGCAGCCGCTAACGAAATCACCAGCGAAAACGGGCCGCGATAGTCAAACTTCCCTTACGGCGCCCGGTCGGCTGGAACGGAGCTCCACGATGATCCTCACCAAACTACCGAACTGCGAGGGCAACAACTCCTCGGCTGGCGAACCCCGGCGGAAGGAGTTTCTCAGCAAAAGCACCAACTGTAGCCCTTTTCCCAAGATTGAAGACGTGGCGGTGACGTACTTCCGGCCACGACGGGCAGCCGAACTGGTCTATCGAAGTGGGTGGGGAGGTTTGCAGAAATAG
- the LOC5576351 gene encoding NAD(P)H-hydrate epimerase isoform X2, whose product MVLLNCIKNIVAPRYFSQHCNPNTHKTLARTIATSIPKMKYLNQHEAISVDEELFNEYKFSVDQLMELAGLSCAHVINDCYGSPQSTVKRKVLVCCGPGNNGGDGLVAARHLKLMNFDAHVYYPKRTEKDLFINLQHQCESMGITVSKDCPTLEWVEGEFGLIVDALFGFSFKPPVRESFAPIMDVLNKSKVPIVSVDIPSGWHVEEGPQDECNIQPDCLISLTAPKLCAKKLTNAKHYLGGRFVPPKLQDKYAIELPTYEGNNLFVKLS is encoded by the exons ATGGTTTTACTGAATTGTATCAAAAATATCGTTGCACCTAGatatttttcacaacactgtaat CCCAATACGCACAAGACATTAGCGCGGACCATCGCTACGAGCATTCCGAAAATGAAATACCTCAACCAACATGAGGCCATCAGCGTCGATGAGGAACTGTTCAACGAGTACAAATTCAGTGTTGATCAGCTGATGGAATTGGCCGGCCTTAGCTGCGCCCATGTCATCAACGATTGCTACGGATCCCCCCAGAGCACCGTCAAACGTAAGGTTCTGGTTTGTTGCGGCCCTGGCAATAACGGCGGAGATGGTCTTGTGGCGGCGAGACACCTGAAGTTGATGAACTTCGATGCCCACGTTTACTACCCGAAACGAACGGAGAAAGATTTGTTCATCAACCTGCAGCATCAGTGCGAATCGATGGGAATAACGGTGAGCAAGGACTGCCCAACGCTGGAATGGGTCGAAGGAGAATTTGGACTGATTGTAGACGCGCTGTTTGGGTTCAGCTTCAAACCGCCGGTTCGGGAATCGTTTGCACCGATTATGGATGTTCTGAACAAGTCCAAAGTACCCATCGTTAG TGTCGACATACCCAGCGGATGGCACGTCGAGGAAGGTCCTCAGGATGAATGCAACATCCAACCGGATTGCTTGATCTCACTGACGGCGCCTAAACTGTGCGCCAAGAAATTGACGAATGCGAAACACTATCTCGGCGGACGATTCGTTCCACCAAAACTGCAGGACAAATACGCCATAGAACTGCCTACGTACGAAGGGAATAATCTGTTTGTTAAACTGTCCTAA